The sequence below is a genomic window from Humulus lupulus chromosome 3, drHumLupu1.1, whole genome shotgun sequence.
TGATGATGATAATCCTTATGGAGTTGATGGTTTCATGGCCAAGATTGGTGATTTGGGTCTAGCCAAGAAGGCCAAGACTGGTGATAGTAATggtcataataataataagtcaatgcttagAGTGAGAGGCACTTCAATGTATCTGTCTCCAGAGTCGGTGTTGGAAAATATTCAAGAGCAAGCCTCTGATATTTGGTCTCTGGGCTGTGTGGTTCTTCAAATGTTGACTGGAAATCTGCCATGGGATGAGAGGCTGCAGAAAGAGGAGCTGTTGCTCAAGATTGGTACAGAAACGCCGCCTCTGCCACAATACCTTACGCCCACTGCTAGAGATTTCTTAGACAAGTGCTTTACCAGGAACCCCAATGAGAGACCCTCTGCTCAGATGCTCTTGTCTCATCCCTTTGCTATGTATGGAGTCTGCAGTGAAACCCCAAGACCTTGAGTAGTTTGCTGGTGCTCGCCACTTCATGATTATTCCTCTTGCTCTTGCTCTTGCTATTGCTCTTggtgaatgaagaagaagaagaatatcaaGTGGTTTCTGCTGCCACTTATGCATATATCCCCAAACACAACAGACAAAGATATAGCATACCTACACTTTATTTGATTATATTAATTCTTCATTCATTCAGAACTTTTACATGTAATTAATTTTATTCAGATcgataatttatgtttatatttgccaattcattatatataaaataattccatctatatttatatacatatatgtgtgtTTGTGTGCTTATTCTTTACTGCTCTGCTCATGCGCGTAatgttttatgtttaattaattaccATGCAGTCTTACTCTTAATCCATATCTCTTTTATATCTATCTATATCAACTTAATGAATAAGATACTTTCTGCATATATAGGCATatgtaattattataatttattatttgatGAATCTTAATTAGAACACCCCTGATGagaagtcatatatatatatgcagaaAAAACATGCcttaattctcaaatatttttaACCTTCGGTTGGTCATcaactatattattattattattagtagtagTATGGATTTTTAACCTTCATGACATTAAACCATTAATTTGGACAGAATCTATTAGTATGGATTTAAAAGTAATAGAAACCGCACCTGATTTATAAATtcattttaaaattgtaaatatgaTAAGGA
It includes:
- the LOC133823972 gene encoding mitogen-activated protein kinase kinase kinase 20-like, with the protein product MEKVVYDSLGSSPHIIKCYAHDYTLPDDDDDDDEPILNVFLEYAFGGSLSSLIKRSTIATVSASVSVSVGMRESQARPHTRSILRGLEFIHGKGYVHCDLKPDNILLVHCDDDNPYGVDGFMAKIGDLGLAKKAKTGDSNGHNNNKSMLRVRGTSMYLSPESVLENIQEQASDIWSLGCVVLQMLTGNLPWDERLQKEELLLKIGTETPPLPQYLTPTARDFLDKCFTRNPNERPSAQMLLSHPFAMYGVCSETPRP